Proteins encoded within one genomic window of Flavobacterium oreochromis:
- a CDS encoding cupin domain-containing protein, with product MKNTAKELQSIPIESTDINTIREVYNFTRTIEGKELSSFNLIRFIVNPDSLSDLDRHEAKEYWYFAKGNGLLYINGNEVQAKEGEVYFFDSLVTHQVKNLSHETNLEILSIWW from the coding sequence ATGAAAAATACAGCAAAAGAATTGCAATCAATACCCATTGAATCAACCGATATAAATACTATTCGGGAAGTATATAATTTCACCCGGACAATAGAGGGGAAGGAACTCTCTAGTTTTAACCTGATCCGTTTTATCGTAAATCCTGATAGCCTTTCTGATCTAGACCGGCATGAAGCAAAGGAATACTGGTATTTTGCAAAAGGAAATGGTCTTCTATATATCAACGGAAACGAAGTTCAGGCAAAAGAAGGAGAAGTTTATTTTTTTGATTCTTTGGTAACTCATCAGGTTAAGAATCTCTCACACGAAACCAATCTTGAAATTTTATCCATATGGTGGTAG
- a CDS encoding condensation domain-containing protein gives MLEFEGNTSFNSNSIKVEDTAYIIYTSGSTGNPKGVEIRHKALCNFLVSMQNQPGIESQDTLFSVTTYSFDISILEFFVPLISGARVYVVSKEVLGNIDVLKETLTKVNPSIIQATPSFYQMLFNANWEGSKKLKVLCGGDSLNESLTKQLLESCQEVWNMYGPTETTIWSSCKKIEKPSDASNIGKPIANTQIYILDANLNLLPSNTVGRIFIAGDGLAKGYYNNPELTAERFINNPFEQGVLMYEVGDLGKWNEKGEIEFLGRNDFQVKIRGFRIELGEIESKLQENKQIIQAVVDAKEINGQKYLVAYYTEKGESELDTTAVKSYLQERLPDYMVPNFFVKLMSIPLTPNGKVNRKALPEISEENIVKKIYIAPQTAIEAALVSIWQEILNVEKIGVTDNFFELGGHSLLAVKIVNEISKKLNKNLTLKYIFQNQTIQELAKSLEIVTTENIVIPKAILKEAYPITKDQENIWLATQMEDFSNAYNMYSIFSIKGIIDNQLLENAINQVIEENEILRTNFIESRGEVLQLINQKVDFKIDIHKIDKEELLKSITEFVSYDFNLNTDLLLKVAIFEVDDNEKHLAFLTHHIIVDGISLELLLAKLISLYKIEEGNTINKDFQFKDYTEWVREEQNSKSFASFFNSKVAKTKALISDTSLGYTKSKIKVFDKEQHSTLKEISNTNRTSVFTVIATSLNVVLSKILQQQEITLATIVSGRDHTDLESQIGMFVKTLPLQLNIDQESSLHQLLKICNDQLLLINENNNAPIQINLNQLTDFMIVYQKGNKAMENKINFGEFILERNNVIKTKSRFPIVFNFFENDTLRCEIEYSEFIDEIYLQLILDKLEILIDLLGTNSSAKISSLDLRTIEEKKILGSVEIDFDF, from the coding sequence ATTTTAGAATTTGAAGGAAATACCAGTTTTAATTCAAATTCAATTAAAGTTGAAGATACGGCTTATATCATTTATACTTCAGGCTCAACAGGTAATCCAAAGGGAGTTGAAATACGACACAAAGCGTTGTGTAATTTTCTGGTAAGTATGCAAAATCAACCAGGAATTGAATCTCAGGATACACTTTTTTCTGTAACTACCTATTCTTTTGATATTTCAATTTTAGAATTTTTTGTGCCCCTTATAAGTGGTGCTCGTGTGTATGTAGTAAGTAAAGAGGTGTTAGGAAATATAGATGTTTTAAAAGAAACTTTAACAAAAGTTAATCCTTCCATTATACAAGCCACGCCAAGTTTTTATCAAATGCTATTCAATGCAAATTGGGAAGGAAGCAAGAAATTAAAAGTATTATGTGGTGGAGATAGTTTAAATGAATCATTAACCAAACAACTTTTGGAATCTTGCCAAGAAGTTTGGAATATGTATGGTCCAACAGAAACAACAATCTGGTCGAGTTGCAAAAAAATAGAAAAACCTTCAGATGCATCCAATATTGGTAAACCTATTGCTAATACACAAATTTATATTTTGGATGCTAATTTGAATTTGTTACCATCAAATACGGTGGGACGAATATTCATAGCAGGCGATGGTTTAGCAAAAGGCTATTACAATAATCCTGAATTAACGGCAGAAAGATTCATTAATAATCCATTCGAACAAGGAGTATTGATGTATGAAGTTGGTGATCTAGGAAAATGGAATGAAAAAGGCGAAATAGAATTTTTAGGTAGAAATGATTTTCAAGTAAAAATACGAGGATTCCGAATCGAATTAGGGGAAATTGAATCGAAATTGCAAGAAAACAAACAAATTATTCAAGCAGTTGTAGACGCAAAAGAAATCAACGGGCAAAAATATTTAGTAGCTTATTATACTGAAAAGGGGGAGTCTGAATTAGATACAACAGCTGTTAAATCGTATTTACAAGAAAGATTGCCTGATTATATGGTTCCCAATTTCTTTGTAAAATTAATGAGTATTCCACTCACACCAAATGGTAAAGTAAATCGTAAAGCCTTACCCGAAATTTCAGAGGAGAATATAGTAAAGAAGATTTATATAGCCCCGCAAACAGCCATCGAGGCAGCATTAGTTTCCATTTGGCAAGAGATATTAAATGTTGAAAAAATTGGTGTAACCGATAATTTCTTTGAATTAGGGGGGCATAGTTTATTGGCTGTAAAAATAGTAAATGAAATTTCAAAAAAATTAAACAAAAACCTTACTCTAAAGTATATTTTTCAGAATCAAACAATTCAAGAGTTGGCGAAATCTTTAGAAATAGTAACAACTGAAAATATTGTAATACCTAAAGCAATTTTAAAGGAAGCCTATCCTATAACTAAAGATCAAGAAAACATTTGGCTAGCCACTCAAATGGAAGATTTTTCTAACGCATATAATATGTATTCCATTTTTTCTATAAAGGGAATTATTGACAATCAATTGTTAGAAAATGCTATTAACCAAGTTATAGAAGAAAATGAAATTTTAAGAACCAATTTTATTGAATCACGAGGTGAAGTATTACAATTAATAAATCAAAAAGTTGATTTCAAAATAGATATTCATAAAATAGACAAAGAAGAATTATTAAAATCAATTACAGAATTTGTTTCGTATGATTTTAATCTAAATACAGATCTTTTATTAAAAGTAGCCATTTTTGAAGTGGATGATAATGAAAAACATCTTGCCTTTTTAACACACCATATTATTGTGGATGGAATCTCATTAGAATTGTTGTTGGCTAAGTTGATTTCTTTATATAAAATTGAAGAAGGCAATACGATAAACAAAGATTTCCAATTTAAAGATTATACAGAATGGGTAAGGGAAGAACAGAATTCTAAAAGTTTTGCATCTTTCTTTAATTCAAAAGTTGCAAAAACCAAAGCTCTAATAAGTGATACTTCACTTGGTTATACAAAATCAAAGATTAAAGTGTTTGATAAAGAGCAGCATTCAACTTTAAAAGAAATATCAAATACAAATAGAACATCCGTTTTTACGGTTATTGCGACTTCTTTGAATGTAGTATTAAGTAAAATTCTTCAACAACAAGAAATTACTTTAGCAACTATAGTTAGTGGTAGGGATCATACAGATTTAGAAAGTCAAATTGGGATGTTTGTTAAGACATTACCCCTTCAATTGAATATAGATCAAGAAAGTTCATTGCATCAATTACTCAAAATCTGTAATGATCAATTACTATTAATCAACGAAAACAATAATGCACCAATACAAATTAATCTAAATCAACTCACCGACTTTATGATTGTTTATCAAAAAGGGAATAAGGCGATGGAAAACAAGATTAATTTTGGTGAATTTATATTGGAAAGAAACAATGTAATCAAAACTAAATCTAGATTCCCAATCGTATTTAATTTCTTTGAAAATGATACATTACGATGTGAAATAGAATATAGTGAATTTATTGATGAAATTTATCTGCAATTAATTTTAGATAAATTGGAGATTTTGATTGATTTATTAGGAACTAATTCATCTGCTAAAATAAGCTCTTTAGATTTGAGAACTATTGAAGAGAAAAAGATTTTGGGTTCAGTTGAAATTGATTTTGATTTTTGA
- a CDS encoding thioesterase II family protein translates to MKLFTIHFAGGNKYSFNKIFNQTSCSLPIEINRSNSDLNTTIEEILNNLKLDNIKSDYIIYGHSMGALLAYLLCHRLQEEGLPMPQQLIVSGKKAPSIPRENKISHLPDREFWKEIVALGGIPEEMQNYPELIDYYLPILRHDFKLVESYEYEKKPKLNIPIDVFYGSEEATEEEMLGWKEETTGKITITKLEGNHFFIFNHIEYFQNYFNSLSQESTNVENII, encoded by the coding sequence ATGAAACTTTTTACAATCCATTTTGCTGGAGGAAATAAATACTCTTTCAATAAGATATTTAATCAAACTAGTTGTTCCCTTCCTATTGAAATAAATAGGAGTAACTCTGATTTAAATACTACCATTGAAGAAATTTTAAACAATTTAAAATTAGATAACATTAAATCTGACTATATAATTTACGGTCACAGTATGGGAGCTCTATTGGCTTATCTATTATGTCATCGACTTCAAGAAGAAGGTTTGCCTATGCCTCAACAATTAATCGTAAGCGGTAAAAAAGCACCATCCATTCCAAGAGAAAATAAAATTTCCCATTTACCTGATCGGGAATTTTGGAAAGAGATAGTTGCTTTAGGCGGAATTCCAGAAGAAATGCAAAACTACCCAGAATTGATAGATTATTATTTACCTATTTTAAGACATGATTTTAAATTAGTAGAAAGTTATGAATACGAAAAGAAACCTAAACTAAACATTCCTATTGATGTTTTTTATGGTTCTGAAGAAGCTACTGAGGAGGAGATGTTAGGATGGAAAGAAGAAACAACAGGAAAAATTACTATAACTAAATTGGAAGGTAATCATTTTTTTATCTTTAATCACATAGAATATTTTCAAAACTATTTTAACAGTTTATCACAAGAGAGCACCAATGTTGAAAATATCATTTAA
- a CDS encoding cyclic peptide export ABC transporter, with protein sequence MLKISFKNIISLIAFALPNTVLSFGILFIINNVISNSKGYDEPYLSWGFLCIIVFTYLLNIIFQKRLNQYAYFILYENEKKIFNRILNTKLITLEKFGTQRFYTVIEDVRVFSSLPEVVTHSINSLLMLVLCLVYMFTLSLYSGLAVLGLIILIAVVYFVVMNTMTGKVEVLRKYNENYFKYVNDVIKGFKNLKINSVLAKNLINNNLNPNRDQARDLNYTINYIFLSINLISQYGLYLIIGAILFVLPNLNLLPKEDITSYVVILLFITGPITNLINMQSIYVRFAVANKRINDFMKDFVLEDNHSESLIREKVNDFDTLEFKNISFTYGESLEEKSFALDKVNFNVKKGEVIFIIGGNGSGKSTFINVLTGLYDRVSGDITLDGKDLGSKSDLQSLMAPVFTDNYVFSHNYDHYKLENNPEYHSLLKLMEMDKVVTDDKEDSARRNFSKGQSKRMSLIFALLEERPILVLDEWAADQDPYFRKYFYEELVPKFKREGKTIIAVTHDDAYFDQADRIVKFDYGQIVQDIEVNSKMSLPIIS encoded by the coding sequence ATGTTGAAAATATCATTTAAGAATATCATTTCTTTAATCGCTTTTGCCTTACCTAATACAGTATTAAGTTTTGGCATACTTTTTATCATAAACAATGTAATATCTAACTCAAAAGGCTATGATGAACCTTACTTATCTTGGGGCTTTTTATGTATCATTGTTTTTACATATTTACTAAACATTATTTTTCAAAAAAGATTAAATCAGTACGCCTACTTCATTTTGTATGAAAATGAAAAGAAAATTTTCAATAGAATATTAAATACAAAACTCATTACTTTAGAGAAATTTGGTACACAGCGTTTTTATACTGTTATAGAAGATGTAAGAGTGTTTTCATCATTACCCGAAGTAGTAACACATTCGATTAATTCGTTGTTAATGCTAGTCTTATGTTTAGTGTATATGTTCACATTGTCTTTATATTCTGGGTTAGCCGTATTGGGATTAATTATTTTAATAGCGGTAGTTTATTTTGTAGTAATGAATACTATGACTGGAAAAGTAGAGGTTTTAAGAAAATACAACGAAAATTACTTTAAATATGTGAATGATGTTATTAAGGGATTTAAAAACCTTAAAATTAATTCAGTATTAGCTAAGAACTTAATAAATAATAATCTAAATCCTAATCGAGATCAAGCTAGAGATTTAAATTATACGATTAATTACATTTTTTTATCCATTAATTTAATAAGTCAATATGGATTGTATCTTATCATTGGGGCAATTCTTTTTGTTTTACCTAATCTAAATTTATTGCCAAAGGAAGATATAACATCTTATGTGGTTATTTTACTTTTCATTACAGGTCCAATAACGAACTTAATCAATATGCAAAGTATATATGTTCGTTTTGCGGTAGCAAATAAGCGTATTAATGATTTTATGAAAGACTTTGTTTTAGAAGATAATCATTCAGAATCTTTAATCCGTGAAAAAGTAAACGATTTTGATACTTTAGAATTTAAAAATATTTCATTTACCTATGGTGAGAGTTTAGAAGAAAAATCATTCGCTTTGGATAAAGTAAATTTTAATGTAAAAAAAGGCGAAGTCATCTTTATAATTGGTGGTAATGGTAGTGGTAAAAGTACATTTATAAACGTATTGACAGGTTTATATGATAGAGTTTCAGGTGACATTACTCTAGATGGTAAAGATTTGGGTTCTAAATCCGATTTACAATCTTTAATGGCTCCTGTTTTTACTGATAATTATGTCTTTTCTCATAATTATGATCATTATAAATTAGAAAACAATCCAGAGTATCATTCATTATTAAAGTTGATGGAAATGGATAAAGTGGTTACGGATGATAAAGAAGATTCGGCTAGACGAAATTTCTCTAAAGGACAAAGTAAGAGAATGTCCTTAATTTTTGCATTATTAGAGGAGAGACCTATTTTAGTTTTAGATGAATGGGCAGCAGATCAAGATCCGTATTTTAGAAAATATTTCTATGAAGAATTAGTTCCTAAATTTAAACGAGAAGGGAAAACAATTATTGCGGTTACCCATGATGATGCTTATTTTGACCAAGCAGATAGAATTGTGAAATTTGACTATGGACAAATCGTTCAAGACATAGAAGTAAATTCAAAAATGAGTCTTCCTATTATTAGTTAA
- a CDS encoding FAD-dependent oxidoreductase produces MFKRSRYYFRIKAYATKRNLLPYLHELIASKGVKVFEGTRIKDIQKESEGYSLINQVNKKNLASVVLNASGKNLFEILKTKNRDVRTKKVVAFHIDKWQNLDSSIYYFFDDDAFLLPQPYFNRYLFSYRCEEWDINKNTEKFVITETDLNVAKGVLKKYTSDFSEHILGGQVYIDIYNTPNSLPIICEIDKNYFVIGATGGSGIRLAPALAIETIKQINL; encoded by the coding sequence ATTTTCAAACGATCACGTTACTATTTCCGAATAAAAGCCTATGCTACAAAAAGGAATTTACTTCCTTATTTACATGAACTGATTGCTTCAAAAGGAGTTAAAGTGTTTGAAGGTACTCGAATTAAAGATATTCAAAAAGAAAGTGAGGGTTATAGTCTTATCAACCAAGTAAATAAAAAAAATTTGGCATCAGTAGTGTTAAATGCTTCAGGGAAAAACTTATTTGAGATATTAAAAACCAAAAATAGAGATGTTAGAACTAAAAAAGTAGTGGCTTTTCATATTGATAAATGGCAGAATTTAGATTCATCTATCTATTATTTTTTCGATGACGATGCATTTCTTTTACCACAACCTTATTTTAACAGATATTTATTTAGTTACCGGTGTGAAGAATGGGATATAAATAAGAATACAGAAAAATTTGTGATAACTGAAACCGATTTGAATGTTGCAAAAGGAGTATTAAAAAAATATACTTCTGATTTTTCGGAGCATATCTTGGGCGGTCAGGTGTACATAGACATATACAATACTCCTAACTCGTTACCAATAATATGTGAAATAGATAAAAATTATTTTGTTATAGGAGCCACCGGAGGATCGGGTATCCGTTTAGCACCAGCTTTGGCAATTGAAACTATAAAACAGATAAATCTGTAA
- a CDS encoding condensation domain-containing protein, with product MKLTLPQLDIYFEQLIYPEEAIYNIGAKISIEGILNFEVFEKAYIQLIKQHDTYRSCLKVESNQVDFVVIEEVRPLEYIDFTEEIYEEESVLDFMQKEFKKPFDIENDKFLYRFVLIKVAENKHFLFSVYHHIITDGWGTSLMFTRLVKNYNEILELGEVTSEYPFTYQNFVEDDKKYFESPQFSTDKKYWVDKFSTLPESLFEKNRSS from the coding sequence ATGAAACTAACACTTCCGCAATTGGATATATATTTTGAGCAACTTATATATCCTGAAGAAGCCATTTACAATATTGGTGCAAAAATTTCAATCGAAGGGATTTTAAATTTTGAAGTATTTGAAAAAGCATATATTCAATTAATTAAGCAGCATGATACGTATCGAAGCTGTTTAAAAGTGGAATCCAATCAAGTAGATTTTGTTGTTATAGAAGAAGTTCGCCCTTTAGAGTATATTGACTTTACAGAAGAAATATATGAAGAAGAATCTGTTTTAGACTTTATGCAAAAAGAGTTTAAAAAACCTTTTGATATTGAAAATGATAAATTTTTATACCGATTTGTGTTAATTAAAGTAGCAGAAAATAAACATTTTTTATTTTCTGTATATCATCACATTATTACTGATGGTTGGGGTACATCATTGATGTTTACAAGATTGGTTAAGAACTATAATGAAATTTTAGAATTAGGGGAAGTTACAAGTGAATATCCTTTTACTTATCAAAACTTCGTAGAAGACGATAAAAAATATTTCGAATCTCCACAGTTTTCTACAGATAAAAAATACTGGGTTGATAAATTTAGTACGTTGCCTGAATCTTTGTTTGAAAAAAATAGATCCAGCTAA
- a CDS encoding 4'-phosphopantetheinyl transferase family protein, which translates to MLENYIDSFSSEFKQRVLRYRRWQDAQLSLLGRLLLKKGLEECFGINHFEIGYANNKKPFLKELDIQFNISHANDVVVCVLSKSNIGIDIEFIDKNIDIEMFKSQMTGNEFEKVITSVNTQQSFFTYWTEKEAVIKSHGNGLFIPLKSFEIIEDVAVIDSQKFYVKKIDIDSRYKCCIATSDEKSDLEKIKLQEIDINKL; encoded by the coding sequence TTGCTTGAAAATTATATTGATAGTTTTTCTAGTGAATTTAAACAAAGAGTGTTACGTTATAGAAGATGGCAAGACGCTCAGTTATCTTTACTAGGGCGATTACTTTTAAAGAAAGGTCTTGAAGAATGTTTTGGTATTAATCATTTTGAAATTGGCTATGCAAACAATAAAAAACCTTTTTTAAAAGAATTAGACATTCAATTTAATATTTCACATGCTAATGATGTAGTAGTATGTGTCTTGTCCAAATCAAATATTGGAATTGATATTGAGTTTATAGATAAAAATATAGATATTGAAATGTTTAAGTCTCAAATGACTGGTAATGAGTTTGAAAAGGTGATAACCTCTGTAAACACGCAGCAAAGTTTTTTTACTTATTGGACAGAAAAAGAAGCAGTCATAAAATCACATGGTAATGGTTTATTTATTCCTTTAAAGTCATTTGAAATTATTGAAGATGTTGCCGTTATAGACAGTCAAAAGTTTTATGTAAAAAAAATAGATATAGATTCAAGATATAAATGCTGCATCGCAACTTCTGATGAAAAATCAGATTTAGAAAAAATAAAATTGCAAGAAATAGATATAAATAAATTATAA
- a CDS encoding FAD-dependent oxidoreductase, translated as MVVDKTDIAIIGGGVQGIFLAYYAKLLHPNKRVSLYEAEVIGNGISAYSGHLHTHYGSGYKHSLAEISINLYKNLVSEYTNFPMEERDFIGVCHKEKLEAVLADLTQKNVLINKANYPFAEFSNDHVTISE; from the coding sequence ATGGTGGTAGATAAAACAGATATCGCCATAATAGGTGGAGGTGTACAAGGGATTTTTCTTGCTTATTATGCCAAGCTTCTGCATCCGAATAAAAGGGTTAGTCTTTATGAAGCTGAGGTTATTGGAAATGGGATATCTGCCTATTCCGGACATTTGCATACCCATTATGGTAGCGGATATAAGCATTCACTAGCTGAAATAAGCATAAATCTGTATAAAAATTTAGTATCGGAATATACGAATTTTCCTATGGAAGAACGTGATTTTATTGGGGTTTGTCATAAAGAAAAATTAGAAGCTGTTCTTGCTGATTTGACACAAAAAAATGTTTTGATTAATAAAGCGAATTATCCTTTCGCCGAATTTTCAAACGATCACGTTACTATTTCCGAATAA
- a CDS encoding non-ribosomal peptide synthetase → MKKIDPANKTNISSREKLVLKRDTYNQLIDLAVKTKSSSFHIILSLLYTYFGKRYQKEFISIGLPVLNRSSTAFKKTVGLFMGVNPLVIEINQESTFAELVETTKIQLRQDYRYQRLPLGQLVKELGTFNEKERIFNMTLSYEKQDYSSHFQDTITKVVPLSHEAERVALALYIREFDANEDVEIDFDYHTNYFTESEIKKVVSHFQILLQNVLKNPDFKLKELEYIPKNERHQLVYDFNDTKVDYPKDKTIVELFEVQAAKTPDNVAVQDSLISFTYKELQFKSNAVATYLTSKFGLDKEPIGIIVNRSADLIVLLLGILKSGKSYIPIDPLLPKERIKYIIHQSNSRVLIIEDELLNDFKSTKESSDKVSLISKKRF, encoded by the coding sequence TTGAAAAAAATAGATCCAGCTAATAAAACCAATATAAGTTCTCGCGAAAAACTGGTGTTAAAGCGTGATACTTATAACCAGTTAATCGATTTAGCAGTAAAAACAAAGTCATCGAGTTTTCACATCATACTTTCTTTACTTTACACTTATTTTGGTAAAAGATACCAAAAAGAGTTTATTTCAATAGGACTTCCTGTTTTAAATCGATCTAGTACCGCATTTAAAAAGACAGTTGGTTTGTTTATGGGAGTAAATCCATTAGTAATCGAGATAAATCAAGAAAGTACTTTTGCTGAGTTGGTCGAAACAACTAAAATACAATTACGTCAAGATTATAGATACCAACGTTTGCCTTTAGGACAACTAGTGAAAGAATTGGGTACTTTTAATGAGAAAGAAAGAATTTTTAATATGACACTTTCTTATGAAAAGCAAGACTATTCATCACATTTTCAGGATACTATTACAAAGGTTGTTCCACTCTCTCACGAAGCTGAAAGAGTCGCATTAGCGCTTTATATTAGAGAATTTGATGCTAACGAAGATGTAGAAATAGACTTTGATTATCACACTAACTATTTTACAGAGAGTGAGATTAAAAAAGTGGTTTCGCATTTTCAAATTCTTTTGCAAAATGTTTTAAAAAACCCAGATTTCAAACTTAAAGAGCTAGAATATATTCCTAAAAATGAACGTCACCAATTAGTATATGACTTTAATGACACCAAGGTAGATTATCCAAAAGATAAAACGATTGTTGAGTTGTTTGAAGTACAAGCGGCTAAAACACCTGATAATGTAGCAGTTCAAGATTCCTTGATAAGCTTTACATACAAAGAGTTACAATTTAAATCAAATGCAGTTGCAACTTATTTAACTTCAAAATTTGGATTGGATAAAGAACCTATCGGGATTATAGTTAATCGATCAGCAGATTTAATTGTTTTATTACTGGGTATTTTAAAATCGGGTAAAAGTTACATTCCTATTGATCCATTATTACCAAAAGAAAGAATAAAATACATCATCCATCAAAGTAATTCAAGAGTATTGATAATTGAAGATGAATTGTTAAATGATTTTAAGTCCACAAAGGAATCTTCAGACAAAGTTAGTTTAATCAGCAAAAAGAGATTTTAG
- a CDS encoding SidA/IucD/PvdA family monooxygenase, translating to MKKYDLIGVGIGPSNLSTAALLKPISDSFQSVFFDDKKLFNWHPGLMFPDAKLQVSILKDLVSMLDPTSQFSFLNYLKEKKKLYMFAARNGFNNVKRKEFEDYLLWVSSKLENLKFGQTVREISYDNDCFKVAVNDEILYAKNIIMGAGLTGVIPDFCKKLLGSTCFHSSQFLKEYNNYSSKIVTIIGGGQSSCEILKFILELEKDEQPAHINWVFKNHKLDVLEDTPFSNELYTPNYSQYIFNSDVAKRNDIINRQKFTSDGVSSETLDQIYDLLYHNEIGNYLSIKIFNESKLTNVKSTDKTYELEINNNSSFKSDVIILGTGYKYGIPKCILDLSANYEKVDEMFIVDEEYRLVPKNKDLKGNIYIHNGARHIRGLLILI from the coding sequence ATGAAAAAATATGATTTAATAGGAGTAGGAATTGGTCCATCAAATTTGAGCACAGCGGCTCTTTTAAAACCTATTTCAGATAGTTTTCAGTCGGTTTTTTTTGATGATAAAAAATTATTTAATTGGCATCCAGGATTAATGTTCCCTGATGCAAAATTGCAAGTTTCCATTTTGAAAGATTTAGTTTCAATGCTAGATCCAACCAGTCAATTCTCATTTCTTAATTATTTGAAAGAAAAAAAGAAACTTTACATGTTTGCTGCAAGGAATGGATTTAATAATGTAAAAAGAAAAGAATTTGAAGACTATTTGTTGTGGGTCTCTTCAAAACTTGAAAATTTGAAGTTTGGACAAACTGTTAGGGAAATTAGTTATGACAACGATTGTTTTAAGGTAGCCGTTAATGACGAAATATTATATGCTAAGAATATAATTATGGGGGCAGGTTTAACCGGAGTTATCCCGGATTTTTGTAAAAAACTATTAGGATCTACTTGTTTCCATAGTTCACAGTTTCTAAAAGAATATAATAATTATTCAAGCAAAATAGTTACCATAATAGGAGGCGGACAAAGTAGTTGTGAAATTTTAAAATTTATTTTAGAGTTAGAAAAAGATGAACAACCTGCACATATTAATTGGGTATTTAAAAATCATAAATTAGATGTATTAGAGGATACTCCATTTTCAAATGAGCTGTATACGCCTAATTATAGCCAGTATATATTTAATTCAGATGTGGCCAAACGTAATGACATAATAAACAGACAAAAATTTACATCGGATGGTGTTTCAAGTGAAACACTAGATCAGATTTATGATTTATTATATCACAATGAAATAGGAAATTATTTATCTATTAAAATTTTTAATGAATCTAAGTTGACAAATGTAAAATCAACTGATAAAACTTATGAATTAGAAATTAATAATAATTCAAGTTTTAAATCAGATGTAATAATTTTAGGAACTGGGTATAAATATGGCATTCCAAAATGTATTCTAGATTTATCAGCTAACTACGAAAAGGTAGACGAAATGTTTATAGTAGATGAGGAGTATAGATTAGTACCTAAAAATAAAGACTTAAAAGGGAATATTTATATACATAATGGAGCAAGACATATTAGGGGGTTGCTGATCCTAATTTGA